A section of the Spirosoma pollinicola genome encodes:
- a CDS encoding ABC transporter ATP-binding protein, with product MLTVSSLTKAYNGHVVLTVPEMHLSPGIHYFQGGNGSGKTTFFRTVGGLLPFSGTILLEDQFEINRDPVAYRFRVNYAEAEPLYPSFLTARDLAGFVGKAKKAPAGQVQKLAELLGVDTFWTQPTGQFSSGMLKKLSLLLAFLGTPRLLLLDEPLTTLDVATAARLFDYIRQLRAEQDVSFLLTSHQDISLTGLPLTAMWQVGNGLITPAT from the coding sequence ATGCTAACCGTCTCCTCCCTTACTAAAGCCTATAACGGGCATGTCGTTCTGACGGTGCCAGAAATGCACCTCTCACCCGGTATTCACTATTTTCAGGGTGGGAATGGTTCTGGCAAAACGACGTTTTTTCGTACCGTTGGGGGGCTTTTGCCCTTTTCCGGGACTATACTGCTGGAAGATCAGTTCGAGATCAATCGCGATCCGGTTGCCTATCGCTTTCGGGTTAATTATGCCGAAGCCGAGCCTCTTTATCCGTCGTTTCTGACCGCCCGCGACCTTGCAGGTTTCGTTGGGAAAGCGAAGAAAGCACCCGCTGGGCAGGTACAAAAACTTGCTGAATTACTAGGTGTCGATACCTTCTGGACGCAGCCCACGGGACAGTTTTCGAGCGGTATGCTTAAGAAATTATCCCTGTTGCTGGCGTTTCTCGGAACTCCCCGACTTTTACTTCTCGACGAGCCTTTAACGACGCTAGACGTGGCCACAGCGGCCAGACTGTTTGACTACATTCGCCAGCTTCGGGCAGAACAGGACGTTTCGTTTCTACTAACCTCACATCAGGATATTAGCCTGACGGGGCTGCCATTAACGGCTATGTGGCAGGTAGGAAATGGACTCATTACACCTGCAACCTAA